Proteins co-encoded in one Ruegeria sp. YS9 genomic window:
- a CDS encoding SRPBCC family protein, with translation MQFSAREDIEAPINSVFDMVSDFERFERMAMRRGIDVRRLGADAMVIAGTEWKTEFRLRGKPRQMSVVMTDYDKPSQMRFEAASKGMTGLTTVDFLALSPRRTRLSVEMSLAAKSLPARLLLQSMKLGQSKFRKQFQVRFSEFARELEQRHFHSRQ, from the coding sequence ATGCAGTTTTCAGCGCGGGAAGATATCGAAGCCCCTATCAATTCGGTATTCGACATGGTGTCGGATTTCGAGAGGTTCGAGCGTATGGCGATGCGTCGTGGCATCGACGTGCGGCGCCTCGGCGCGGATGCAATGGTGATTGCTGGCACCGAATGGAAAACGGAATTCAGGTTGCGTGGAAAGCCGCGTCAGATGTCGGTGGTGATGACGGACTATGACAAGCCGTCGCAAATGCGGTTCGAGGCGGCCAGCAAAGGGATGACCGGCCTGACGACAGTGGATTTTCTGGCCCTGTCCCCGCGTCGGACACGCCTGAGCGTTGAGATGTCCTTGGCCGCAAAATCCTTGCCCGCGCGGTTGCTGTTGCAGTCCATGAAGCTTGGACAGTCAAAGTTCCGCAAGCAATTCCAGGTGCGGTTCAGCGAGTTTGCGCGTGAACTGGAGCAGCGCCATTTCCACAGCCGGCAGTAA